From a region of the Chitinophaga caseinilytica genome:
- a CDS encoding serine hydrolase domain-containing protein yields MNASLKFVIGFLLAANFSFGQDYHKRIDSIIKASHLANPEIGISVGFIYNNVPYFTAYGKISQESRQLIDSNSIFEIASITKILTSNLIAQAEMDKKIKLDDYIDAYLPREYVLHKNIANRIKISDLASHQSGLPDVDFGKLIAADAQQPLRNFTQENLTGLINTCTELADYGKYRYSTVGYTLLGQILEKAYGKSYDAIIRERIFRPLHMSASLTKAFIVPNRTTGHGPNGVIQEFFQWNVTAPAGLVKSNAADLVKYLKAVLDTGSTIGKAALITEKIFYKDEKREMGLGTNIVSDDNNTLYMKSGDSMGQSSIICYNRARNWGVIILLDYRNSKMRNDLLNQIAEVLQ; encoded by the coding sequence ATGAACGCATCCTTGAAATTTGTAATTGGATTCTTACTTGCGGCTAATTTTTCTTTCGGCCAGGACTATCATAAAAGGATTGATTCCATCATAAAGGCGAGCCATCTTGCAAATCCTGAAATTGGGATCAGCGTTGGCTTCATTTACAATAATGTACCGTATTTTACCGCTTACGGCAAAATCAGCCAGGAAAGCCGGCAGCTTATCGATAGCAATTCCATATTTGAAATCGCTTCCATCACCAAGATTTTGACTTCCAATCTGATTGCGCAGGCCGAAATGGATAAAAAGATCAAATTGGATGATTATATCGACGCCTACCTGCCCCGGGAATATGTGTTGCATAAAAACATAGCGAACCGGATCAAAATATCGGATCTCGCGTCCCACCAATCCGGGTTGCCTGATGTGGATTTTGGGAAACTGATAGCAGCCGACGCCCAGCAGCCTTTAAGAAACTTCACGCAGGAAAACCTGACGGGCCTGATCAATACTTGCACGGAATTGGCCGATTATGGCAAATACCGCTATTCCACCGTTGGATATACCTTGCTCGGCCAGATTTTGGAAAAAGCCTACGGTAAAAGCTACGATGCCATTATCCGGGAAAGAATATTCCGCCCATTGCATATGAGCGCCTCGCTGACGAAGGCGTTTATCGTACCCAACAGGACTACGGGCCACGGCCCGAACGGCGTGATACAGGAATTCTTCCAATGGAACGTTACGGCGCCTGCAGGGCTCGTGAAATCCAACGCCGCAGACCTCGTAAAGTACTTAAAAGCGGTGCTGGACACCGGAAGCACCATTGGCAAAGCTGCCCTGATCACTGAAAAAATCTTCTATAAAGACGAAAAAAGGGAAATGGGATTAGGCACGAACATCGTATCGGACGATAACAACACCCTTTACATGAAATCCGGTGACTCCATGGGACAATCTTCCATTATTTGTTATAACAGGGCCAGGAACTGGGGAGTTATTATCCTGCTCGACTATCGGAACTCCAAAATGAGGAATGATTTACTGAATCAGATCGCGGAAGTCCTGCAATAA
- a CDS encoding AraC family transcriptional regulator, whose translation MKKMQEGFKGERSISLPEELLQTYCEDPLISNLYVRKIGYFPKVKFHYVQKTNKCDYAMLIYCTEGKGWYSIHGQKYTITASQFIIIPAATDYAFGADADDPWTIYWLQFRGHMSKSFVPLNADPVTILPDEHSRLQDRIRLFEEIYSRFSMGYIKEYMVYASMCLYTFLASLTCLNAYQHFTVKSRKEYPFSAKVIYYMQENIERKLDLDQMARYFKYSPSHFSMLFQKETGISPINFFINLKVQKACEYIDITNLKLNEIATRLGFDEPAYFSRVFTKVMGFSPSVYRKNEAKA comes from the coding sequence ATGAAGAAGATGCAAGAAGGCTTTAAGGGGGAGCGTAGCATTTCATTGCCTGAAGAGCTTTTACAAACCTATTGTGAAGATCCGCTCATCAGCAACCTGTACGTTCGTAAAATCGGCTACTTCCCAAAGGTAAAGTTTCATTATGTTCAGAAAACCAATAAGTGCGATTATGCCATGCTGATCTATTGCACGGAAGGAAAAGGATGGTATTCCATACATGGCCAGAAGTATACGATAACTGCCAGCCAGTTTATCATTATACCTGCAGCAACCGATTATGCCTTCGGTGCTGATGCAGATGATCCGTGGACTATTTACTGGTTACAGTTTCGTGGCCACATGAGTAAAAGCTTCGTACCGCTTAATGCCGATCCTGTCACTATTTTACCGGATGAGCATTCGCGGCTGCAAGACCGGATACGTTTGTTTGAAGAGATTTACAGCAGGTTTTCCATGGGGTACATAAAGGAGTATATGGTATATGCTTCCATGTGCCTGTATACATTCCTGGCATCATTAACCTGCCTCAACGCCTATCAGCATTTCACGGTCAAGTCCCGGAAAGAATATCCTTTTTCCGCCAAGGTCATTTACTACATGCAGGAGAACATAGAACGCAAGCTGGACCTGGATCAGATGGCCCGGTACTTCAAATACTCACCCTCTCATTTCTCTATGCTGTTCCAGAAAGAAACGGGTATTTCTCCCATAAACTTCTTCATTAATCTGAAGGTCCAGAAAGCCTGTGAATACATCGATATTACAAATCTTAAATTGAACGAGATCGCTACCCGCCTTGGTTTCGATGAACCTGCCTACTTTTCCCGTGTTTTCACCAAGGTAATGGGATTTTCACCTTCGGTTTACCGGAAGAACGAGGCAAAGGCATAA
- a CDS encoding AraC family transcriptional regulator, producing MDKLNILVAIELIVVFFSLFLSCFLLTVKTEHKLSNRLFASFLVLTAIDTSGNIFDFLNEGPSNFGMFRNLMIFLQLPTFYLYVLSVCFTDFRLKPRHWAHTIPFLLANLVLIPRFYGVNLDAKLDFLQKISSRPEIQFNHILLHVQVICYIVAAFMILRKSRRIYLENYAGASIASLNWLFQFTVALSIFYIIALAKNIFKFTAYPEISEWLKSGLIIFELIVISWYLFKALNHPNLFRTVDSKLKLVKDIVLEEGKSELAPVNENAYNVEYLKLKDYMSDKKSYLNPSLTIKDIADDLGIPVRDLSLLINHQLGQHFYDFINTYRIEHAMEILKDGSKSKVTVLEILYEVGFNSKSSFNTAFRKHTGTTPTEYRKGLKNSDL from the coding sequence ATGGATAAACTCAATATACTGGTTGCGATCGAACTGATAGTCGTGTTCTTTTCGTTATTCCTATCCTGCTTTTTACTGACGGTCAAAACGGAACATAAACTAAGCAATCGCCTTTTCGCGTCCTTTTTAGTATTAACCGCCATTGATACCAGCGGCAACATTTTCGACTTTCTCAACGAAGGCCCGTCCAATTTCGGGATGTTCAGGAACCTTATGATTTTCCTGCAGCTCCCCACTTTCTATTTATACGTTTTATCCGTCTGCTTTACCGATTTTAGGCTGAAGCCCAGGCATTGGGCCCATACGATCCCTTTTCTATTGGCCAACCTGGTCCTCATACCCCGCTTTTACGGGGTTAACCTCGACGCCAAACTGGATTTTCTCCAAAAGATCAGCTCCCGGCCCGAAATACAGTTCAACCACATCCTCCTGCATGTTCAGGTGATATGCTATATCGTGGCCGCTTTTATGATATTGCGGAAATCCAGGCGCATCTACCTCGAAAATTACGCCGGCGCCAGTATTGCTTCGCTGAACTGGTTGTTCCAGTTCACCGTGGCCCTGTCCATCTTCTATATTATTGCGCTCGCGAAGAACATCTTTAAGTTTACGGCGTATCCGGAAATTTCGGAATGGCTGAAATCAGGATTGATCATATTTGAATTGATCGTCATTAGTTGGTACCTGTTCAAAGCATTGAATCACCCCAACCTGTTCAGAACGGTCGATTCGAAACTGAAACTTGTTAAGGATATCGTTTTGGAAGAGGGCAAAAGCGAACTGGCCCCTGTCAATGAAAATGCTTACAATGTGGAGTATTTGAAGCTGAAAGATTACATGAGCGACAAGAAATCCTATCTCAATCCATCCCTGACCATCAAGGATATTGCCGACGACCTGGGGATTCCTGTCAGGGATTTGTCGCTCCTGATCAACCATCAACTCGGGCAACATTTTTATGATTTCATCAATACCTATCGTATCGAACATGCCATGGAAATCCTGAAAGACGGGTCAAAAAGTAAAGTAACCGTGCTTGAAATCCTCTATGAAGTCGGCTTTAATTCAAAATCTTCCTTCAATACCGCCTTCAGAAAACACACTGGCACTACCCCTACGGAGTATCGTAAGGGGTTGAAAAATAGTGATTTGTAA